AGTGGTCCCGACGACATCGTCGCCGAGACCCGCATTCCGACGACCAGTCCTTCTGAGACGCTTGGCGAAGTGTTGGAATTCTTCTCTCGATATCCCGCGATGGAAGCCATGGGAGTTGCCTCGTTCGGCCCACTCGAATTGCGTCCCACTCACCCCAAGTTCGGGTTCATCACCTCGACGCCGAAGCCTGGCTGGTCCGACACAGATCTGGTTGGCGTGCTGGAAGAGGGTTTCGACATCCCTATCGGGATCGACACCGACGTCAATGGTGCTGCTCTGGCAGAGGGGACCTGGGGGGCGGCGGTCGGGTTCACCTCGTACGTATATCTCACCGTGGGAACTGGCGTGGGGGGTGGGGCCGTTCTCAACGGGAAGACCGTCCGCGGTCTCGTCCACCCCGAGATGGGCCATGTGTCGGTGAGACGCCATCCCGATGATAGTTTCCCTGGCTTGTGTCCTTACCATGGAGACTGTTTTGAAGGGCTCGCTTCTGGCCCGGCCATCGTTGCCAGATGGGGCGACGAACCCCGCAACCTGGCACCGGCCTTCCGGATATCGGCAGCTGAGATGGAGGCCCATTACGTCGCCGAAGGGCTTCGCAACATCGTGTTCGTGCTCGCCCCCGAGGTGATCATGGTTGGCGGTGGAGCGTCCAAGATTGAAGGGTTCCTACCGGCGGTCAGGTCCCGACTTCAAGAATCCCTGGCCGACTATCCCGGCCTGCCCGAACATAATGACGACAGCTTCGTCGTCGCTCCAGGTCTTGGAGAACGCTCAGGCGTGGCGGGAGGGTTTGTTCTCGCTGCCGGCGCCTTGATCATCCGGTGACAGATCAAGGGGTCCGGCTCGGAGTGGCCGTGGCGGGTAGGGTGGTCATGATTGGTAAGACTGCTGCTTTGTCCTGAGAATCTTCTCCCGATCGACAAGAACTTTTTTCCAGCACGCGGGTCAAAGCGGTACACATCAGCTCGGTCCACTAGAAGGAGGCCATTGTGAAGCTCGGAGAAATAGGTACCAAGGTACGTGATTCGATTGTCGGGACCGTCAAGGGCGCCGGCACGGTGGCCGACACAACGGCCAATGAAATCAAAGACGCCACGGTCAGTGTGGTGAAGGGCGCCGGCGGCATCATCCACGGCGGCACCGACGCAATCGGCGACGTTGTTTCTGGAGCCTTGAGCGCAGTCGATCAGATCGGCGAGGGCATCCTCAAAGTTGCCAAGGGTGTAGTTCTCGGGGTCGTCAGTACCGTCGGCGAGGTCGCCACCGTTACGGCTGGCACGATCAGCGACATCGTTCGCGCCGCCATCAAGGGCACAGCTGAGATCGGTGGGGACTTTACCCACGCCGCGTCCGGTACTGCCCAGGGTGTCATGGGTGGCGCCAAGGACGTGGGCATGTCCGCGACCGACGCTGCCTTCTCGCTTGCGAAAGCGGTTGTAACCGGCACGACCGAGGTGGGAGGCGATTTGATCGGCGCGGTCACCGGAACCGTCCAAGGTGCCGTTAAAGGCGCTTCGGATACCGGAGGCGACGTCCTCGGAGCAATCTCCAATACCGCACGCGGCGCAGTCCGTGGAGTCGGCGAAGTCGGTGGCGACATCGCTGAGGTAACTCGCACCACGATCTCGGCAGCAATTGGTGCTGCCAAGGAAGTTGGCCTTGGTGTCGAGGATGCCGCTTCGGCAGCTGCTACTGGTGCCCTCGAGGCTGCCGGGAATATCGGCGAGTCGGCCGTGAGTGCCGTTACCGGTGTTATTGGTACCACCGTCGACGGTGTCAAGGTGGTCGTCAAAGGCGAGTAACCCTGACAGCACTCAACCAAGAAGGCCTGGGTAATCAGCCCGGGCCTTCTTCGTTTAACGGTGGATCTACATTCGGTCGGGGACTTCGATCCCGAGCAGGTCAAGCAACAAGGTCAGGGTCCGGCCGGTCAGTTCGACGAGACTCAACCACGAGGTCTTGCGAGCCAGATCTGCCTCGCGCAATATGTGGCACTCCTCGTAGAACCGGTTGAATTGCTGGGCAAGCTCATAGGCGAACTCGGCGATGTGGTTCGGTGCCCTGGTCGACCACGCCCGGTCAATGACATCGGGAGTGCGCAGTAACTCAAGCATGAGACGCCGCTCTGCCTCAACGGATGGTTCAATGAGATCACCCGGTAGCCACCCGGCCTCTTTGGCCTCTCGCAGAATCGACTGGGTTCGTACCACCGCGTACTGGAGGTAAGGGCCGGTCTTGCCGACCAGAGACGTGAAGCGCTCCAGGTCGAATAGATAATCGGACTGGCGATGGTTGGACAGTTCGCCGAACTTGAGAGCTGCCAGGCCGACCAGGCGGGCAATCTTCCTTTGCTCCTGCTCCGAATATTCGACCACCTTCGATTCGGCGAGGCGTTCCAAGCCTGCCTGGGCGACCATGTTGATGAGATCCCGAAGCTTGACTACTCCGCCCTTGCGGGTTTGGAAGGGCTTGCCATCCGGACCGTTCATGGTGCCGAACTTGATGTGTTCAAGAATCGTTTCGGGCGGTACCAGCCCGGCTTTGCGTCCTACCCGGAATACTTGTTCGAAGTGCAGGGCTTGGCGGGCATCGACCACGTAAAGCACTTCTTCTCGTTCGAGTTCCTCCATGCGCATCTGCAGGGTGGCTACGTCGGTCGTCGTGTAGAGATAGGCGCCATCGCCCTTCATCAGGAGCAGGGGAGGAATCTCCATCTTGTCGCCTGGTTCGGCGACGTCAACGACCAGCGCTCCGTCCGATTCGAGTGCCAGGCCATTGGTCCTAAGTTGATCGATGAGTGGCTCGATGAGGTCGTGAACCGTTGACTCTCCATGCCACAGGTCGAAGTCGACACCAAGGTCGTGGAAGTCGGCGCGCTGGGAAGCTTGCGAGACCGCAACGAGGTGTTCCCAAAGCGCCCGGTAGCCGGCGCGGCCTTGTTGCAGTTCGAGTGTTGCCAGCCGAGCGGCTTCGGCTACGTCCGGGTCGCGTTCGGCCCGCTCCGAAATGTCAGGATAGATCTCCTGAAGGTCGGTCATGGTGACCGGAGAGTTGTTGGGATAACTGTCGGTGATGGTCGGGTCGAAGTATGGGAGGTCCGGCATCCGTTCCTTGATGCCGACGATCACCTGGCCCATCTGGGTGCCCCAGTCGCCAAAATGGGCATCGCCCAAAACGTCATGACCGACGAACTTTCCTATCCGGGTGAGCGAGTCACCGATGATGGTGGCGCGCAGGTGCCCGACGTGCATGTCCTTGGCGACGTTGGGTCCCCCGTAGTCAACCAGCACTCGTTTGGGGGTTGCCACGGGGTCGATTCCCAGTCGGTCGGTCCGCATCGAGGAGGCATTTTCGACCAAGGCGCGGTCGTTGAGGACGATGTTGATAAAACCGGGACCGGCCAGGCTCAGTTCGTCCAACTCGGGTCGATCCTGCAGATAGTCGACCACCGCCTGAGCGATGTCCCTGGGATTGCGACCGGCCTGCTTGGCGGCCGGGAGCGCACCGTTGCACTGGAATTGACCGAGGTC
Above is a genomic segment from Acidimicrobiia bacterium containing:
- a CDS encoding ROK family protein, producing the protein MAGRRPHNPVVAGPLLGSIEAGGTKWVCAVGSGPDDIVAETRIPTTSPSETLGEVLEFFSRYPAMEAMGVASFGPLELRPTHPKFGFITSTPKPGWSDTDLVGVLEEGFDIPIGIDTDVNGAALAEGTWGAAVGFTSYVYLTVGTGVGGGAVLNGKTVRGLVHPEMGHVSVRRHPDDSFPGLCPYHGDCFEGLASGPAIVARWGDEPRNLAPAFRISAAEMEAHYVAEGLRNIVFVLAPEVIMVGGGASKIEGFLPAVRSRLQESLADYPGLPEHNDDSFVVAPGLGERSGVAGGFVLAAGALIIR
- the argS gene encoding arginine--tRNA ligase, with amino-acid sequence MNVLTSLSAIFGEAFAAQNLDPAFGEVVVSGRPDLGQFQCNGALPAAKQAGRNPRDIAQAVVDYLQDRPELDELSLAGPGFINIVLNDRALVENASSMRTDRLGIDPVATPKRVLVDYGGPNVAKDMHVGHLRATIIGDSLTRIGKFVGHDVLGDAHFGDWGTQMGQVIVGIKERMPDLPYFDPTITDSYPNNSPVTMTDLQEIYPDISERAERDPDVAEAARLATLELQQGRAGYRALWEHLVAVSQASQRADFHDLGVDFDLWHGESTVHDLIEPLIDQLRTNGLALESDGALVVDVAEPGDKMEIPPLLLMKGDGAYLYTTTDVATLQMRMEELEREEVLYVVDARQALHFEQVFRVGRKAGLVPPETILEHIKFGTMNGPDGKPFQTRKGGVVKLRDLINMVAQAGLERLAESKVVEYSEQEQRKIARLVGLAALKFGELSNHRQSDYLFDLERFTSLVGKTGPYLQYAVVRTQSILREAKEAGWLPGDLIEPSVEAERRLMLELLRTPDVIDRAWSTRAPNHIAEFAYELAQQFNRFYEECHILREADLARKTSWLSLVELTGRTLTLLLDLLGIEVPDRM